The DNA window TTAATGGCAGGCAATGAATAGGGATATGTGGAAAATGATTCTATCTTTTCCCTGCACAGCTCAGCTGCCCTTAAATATTGATTGGAACTTCTTTTAAGCAATTAAAATTCCTCCAATTTGTTCATGGCCAATTTTACCTTTTTATATAATGCAAATCCTATAATGCAGCCTAAGGTATTTAATATAATGTCGTCAATATCAAATACACCCACATTAAAAACAAATTGCATGGACTCAATAACTATTGTAATTATAGCAGAAAATACTGCCATAATAATCGTACTGTTAAATCCTTTAAACAGTAACGGCATAAAAAAGCCCAGCGGTATAAAGGTTACTATGTTAGCAGCAAGATTAATAAATAAAATATGAAAACTATATTGTTCACTGTTAACAAAATAATTCCAAATTGTTTTAAAGGGATAAAGATTATACCTTCTTATGCCGCTGGAACTTCGGTAGGGGCCTATAAATACCTGCCATAACATTAGTATTGAATAGCAAAAGAAAATTACCCAAGATAATTTTAATATTTCCTTTCTATTTTCCCGCAACAAATTTTTTATATTATCAAGCATCTTAATTATCTCCATTATTAACTACTGATATTATTAACCTTCTTATTCGCATACTTATCTTTCAAAATCCAAATCACAGTTATAACTGCATATATGGCTGTATAGTTTAAAAAAATATCTCTGTATGCATTTTTATGAAGTTCATCAAATAAACCTGTAAACCAGACATATGCCAGTACAAGAAGCATTGTAATGGTATAGGGTATTATATGATTGAGAATTTTAAGCTTAAAATTCATATTTGTAACTATTGCTATAGCCAGTATACCGATAAGCACAACAATTGCCCGGTTTATTAAATGCATGTGAGTATCATAAATGACTCCCTGGTATAAGTTAATAAGGCTGCTTATAATTGTAGTTATGGTATAAAAAACGCAATAAATTACAGCATAGCGTCTTGTAATAAAGTAAAGCTTTTCTTTCATTACCTCCGCCTCCTGATTGTGTTTTTCCAACTTATTATAAAATCTCCGGGAATCTCTTAAAATATATTCTACCATAGCTTTTAATCTATTTATATCTTCCAGTAAATTAAAAAGGAAGCTTTTAAGCTCCCTTATCCGTAATAAATACTCTTTATAAATTAATTTGAATCATTATATATTCATTTTGACAGCTAACTTGGAAAGCCTGTTTTTCAAATACATTTTAAACTTTTGAACAACCGGCATATCTGGTTTTTTGCAAATTAATACGGAATCCTTCCATATTTCCCCTCTATCGGGATAGTCAATTGGATACCAATCGGTATATACTTCCAATACTTCCAATCCGCTGTATCGGGCCAAAGCCCTGAAACCATCCGGATAATATCTCCAGCAATCCACCGGATATCTATGCTCAACACCGGCAGAAGGGGCAATGATACATAATAAACCTCCATACTTTGCTACCCTGCTTATCTCCAACATGGTAGCCCAGAAATATTCTATATGCTCAAAGGCCTGCCCCGATACCACCACATCAAATGAGTCAGACTTTACTTCCTTCCAATTATAAACATCTTTAAGCACTATATCTACATTATTGCCTTCTTCCATATCACATCCGTAATACTCCCATTTTGGATTATCAAACAGCGGTTTATAAGAGCCATTGACATCCTGGCTGCCAATGTCTATAATTTTAATTTCTTTATCGGTATAATCGGATAAATATTTGGCCACAAATTTCTCCATTTTTAAATATGAACCAATATGCATATCGTTATTCTCCTAAAAGTTTTCTTAATATAAGCTATGACTTTTTTGATAGTCTGCTACATTAATTTCTCATGCATATGGGGATAATATATAAAAAAAGCCGTGCATAAAAAATCTTTTCTTAATATGCTTTATGCACGGCTTTATACATGGGATACGTTAATTATTTGTTATACAACTCTCTATTTGAGCTTTATTTATAAATAAGCCACGTCTAAAACAGAGGAGTCATCTTCATCGCCGGATGGCCTTTTTCCTCAAGGAAGGGAACAATTTCCTCCGCTGATGTACCTATGGATTCATCGGCTATCTTATTGATAAAATCTTCCCCAAGACCTTCCTCAATACTTCGTTTAATGAATTCTTCCCTCAGATAATCCTTTAATTCCTTAGGCATCCACACAATTCTTGCCATTCCTCCATCGGCTTTTAAAAACTTCCTGCTTAATATATATCTCCTGCCTATTCCCATAAATCCTGGAGACTGTGTCCCGCCGCCGACAGTACCGGCCAGAGTCGAGAATGACATTCCGCATGGTGTTATTCCCCCATGTTCCCTGCTTGTAATCATCACCCCGTTGACCTCAGGCATCATGGCTATAATTGCTTCAAAGCAGCCGCAGGATGTCATGGGGTTTTCCATTAACGTGTATAGCGATACTTCTTCCAGCATATGGTTTGAGTTGTTATAAACAAAGTCATTTACACTTTTCCATATGCCTTTCACTTCATCAATTGCACCTTCTTTTTTTATGGGACGGTTAGGCCCCGTTGGAGTTATTTCATAGGATGCCTTTGCATCAAGCCAGCTTACGGCGCCGCATAAGCCTACGCGCTCGGGAGCGACCACACATACATGGTTGGGCGCAAAGGATTGGCATAAGGTACAGGAATAAAGCTCCTCTACAGATTCATCAGTTAAACCTTTGAGCCTCTCATCCCTCTTTACATAAATTCCCCTTGCTTCTTTTATCTGTTCATTGACCAGTTTTTCATCGGTATATAGTTCTACTTCAACGCGGTCCACAAGTGCCGGATACTCGGATTTAAACTTGGCTATCAAAAGCTCTCCAAAATGCCTAATCTTAAAACCCTTTGCCTTTGCATCCTTACTTATTCTGAGCCAGCATAAATCCCTCTGGGCTACATGCCACAATCCTTCTCCGTAATTTATAAAATAGTGGACTCTTCTTTCCAGTACGCTTTCAAAATCCTGGTGCATCTTCCTGCCGTATATCTTTATTTTTATACCCAAAGGAAGCTTGCTGCCTTCTTCAATTTCATCTATTTCAGGCCCATGCACCGTAATTTTGCCGTCTTCAATTTCATCGGGGCCTACCATTTTCACAAGTTCAAAAGCAGTTGTCCTTCCTCCTCCGAATTCTACGTAAGTATCGCCTTTTCTTATGGTCTCTCCTTCGAAGGCAGGCCCTACCATAATAGGTACGTCAATATTTGTGATTCTTAGCTTGATTCCTCTTGTCTCCAGCGCGAGGGGAACTATTTTTTCGTAGTCTGTTTCAGATATAACCCAGTCGGGAATTCCTTCTTCCAAAGGGAGATCTGTAATGGTAGGGAACCCCAGTAAAGCAGCGCCAAATGCCGCCGATATTCTGATTTCATCCAGCGGACCCAATGCTATAACAAAAGCCATGACCCTTTTTTGCTGGTATTCAAGATGTGCCGCCTTATTTCCCGGGGCAATACCTCCAAAAGCCAATCCTCCTCTTAGAGCAAAATTCACAGCATGTATGACCTGAGTAAACTTTCCGAGAGGTACGGTAAAGGATTCAAGCCCAAGATTGACTCCTTCCTCTATAAGCTGATCGATAATATCATCCACCAGCAATATTACAATACCTTTTGACTTCAATTCATTAATCAGTTTTGCCGCCGACTTGCTGTCCTTAGCCTTGCCCAGTACGACAGCAACACCCGGTATAGTATTGTCAACAAGCTGTACTCCGAGAGCCCTTAAAACTGTGTCGGGAATAAATCCGGCTCCAGGCGGCGTAACAGGAGACTTTCCGTTAAGGTATCCTAATGCTTCTATTATTTCAGCTGCGTAAAGAGTTACTTCACCGTTAGAGAGAGCGCCTTTAAGCGTCAAATCCTCTTTGAGATTTTCAGAGCGTACCCTGTTTATGACAGGCACAATGTCATTCAGTGTTTTTACACTTTCGCTGCCCAGTGCTGTAATAACGGGAAGCTTATAAGCAGTTCCGGGATATTCTATAGTTGCATTCCCGCCATTTTCTTCAATGGCTTTACTCAAGAGCGACTCAGCAACGCCGATAGCAGCTGCTGCGCCATCATAAGCCGCTTTAAAAAGTTGAGTTGACATAATATCTCCCCTTCCAACAAAAACTTTGTTCTGTTAGAAGATATTTTAACATAGTATATCCTTAAAAACTGTCAGCTATATGACAATTGTATAATTTTTAACATATCACGATGAAAGAATCATACCTTTCAACTCACCTATATCTTTTATAAGTATTGTACGCCGTCCCAATTTAGATAAAATTCCTGATTTATAAAAATCATTGAGCAGCAGTGAAATGGTCTGCCGTGTTGTCCCGAGCATCATGGCAATTTCCTCGCTGCTTAAATTAAGCTCAACTATAATGCCCTCTTCCCTTGCCATACCCTTTTCTTCTGCTGCACGAATTATAAATTCTATGAGTCTTTGATTAACCTCTTTGAAAACCAGACCGTTTATTATTGATATGGAGTTTTTCAGAAGGTCGCCCAGTACCTGTATTACTGTCAACATAAATGTAGGATGCTCGGTCATCACTCTGCCGAAGCTTTGTATGTCGGCAATCATTAATTCACAATCTTCAAGGGCTTGTATATAGGCCCGGGTGTGAGTACTGTATACGGCTCCGGCTTCTAGGATTGATAAGGTAAACTCTTTTTCACTGTAGGCAAGATAAACTCTTACCCTTCCTTTCTTAACGACAAAGACAAGATTTTCTTCATGATTGGGATGGTATATTATGTCTTTCTTTTTAAAATTCTGGCTTCTGAATATTTTCAGCCAGTGTGAATATTCTTGTGAATTTAATACTTCCAGTAGGCTTAAGTTCGTTAACTTCATTCTCTTATGCATTAATCCTACTCCTTCAGTAATTTATTTTATCTTTCTTAGGTATGATTATATTCGTTTAGGCCGAAATGGGCAAGGTTCCCTAAGTTAATTATCTATAAAAAGCAACAGCAGCTGAAAATATCTTCAGCCGCTGTGTATTTTAGGAAAGGATTGTTTTTAAATCTTCTTCCGGTGTTGAGATTGGCTTTAATCCGAATTTTTCAACAAGAACACCAAGAACATTACTCGATATAAATGCCGGAAGTGTAGGTCCTATATATATATTCTTTATTCCGAGGGCAAGGAGTGTCAATAAAATGCACACTGCTTTTTGTTCATACCATGAAAGCACCAAGGTCAAGGGCAGGTCGTTTACTCCGCACTCAAAGGCATTGGCAAGGGCTACAGCAACCTGTATCGCCGAGTAGGCATCATTACATTGCCCCATATCCATTATCCTTGGAAGACCGCCTATTTCTCCTATATTAAGGTCATTGAAGCGGTATTTTCCGCAGGCTAAGGTTAAAATTACAGTATCCTTAGGAGATTTTTCAACGAACTCTGTATAGTAATTTCTTCCCGGCCTTGCACCGTCGCAGCCTCCAACCAAGAAGAAATGCTTTATGGCGCCTGCTTTCACAGCGTCGATAACCTTATCTGCCACCGAGAGAACAGTATTTCTTGCAAAGCCTGTCATAAGCTCTGTGCCGCCGTTAATGCCTGTCATTATTTTATCTTCGGAGTAGCCGCCAAGCTCTATTGCTTTTTCAATTACCTTAGTAAAGTCCTTTTTACCGCCTTTTTCTTCAATGTGCACCAATCCAGGATAAGCGACAACTGCTGTAGTAAACACCCTGTCTATATATGATGGCTTTGGAGGCATCAGGCAGTTTGTTGTAAACAGGAAGGCTCCGGGAACTTCCTCAAATTCCTTTTGCTGGTTCTGCCATGCAGTTCCGAAATTACCCTTAAGCTGAGGATATTTTTTAAGCTCGGGATATGCATGGGCAGGAAGCATTTCACCATGGGTATATACATTTATTCCTTTTCCTTCAGTCTGCTCTAAAAGCTGCTTTAAATCATACAGATCATGGCCGCTTACCACAATAAATGGCCCTTTTTCAATGATAGTTGTCACCTTTGTAGGAACAGGATGGCCATAAGCTGATGTATTTGCTTCATCTAAAAGCGCCATGCATTTTAAGTTTATATGGCCAAATTCCATTAAGATATCCAGCCATTCATTTATGGAGTATTCTTCTCCTATAGCCTTCATGCCTTTATAAAGCCAGGCCGTAACCTCTTTATCTTCTTTTCCTAAATTAACGGCATGATAGGCATATGCTGCCATACCGCGTATTCCCAAAAGCAGCGTGGACCTTAAGGATACTATATCAGTATCTCCGTTCCACAAATTATCAAAGGCCAAATCTTCAGCCTTTCCATACCTTTCTTTTTCACTATTAGCCAGGCTTATTAATTCCTCCAGTTTTGCGGCATCGAAATTAACATTGGTTATAGTGGCAAAAAGTCCATCCAGCATAACCCGGTCAGTTTCTTTTATTGTTTCTTTGCCATATGCAGACCTCGCAAGGCCTACCAGCGCACAGGTTAATTCATCCTGTTTGTTTGAAACCTCCGGATTTTTGCCGCATACTCCTGATACAGTACATGCCTTACCGCCGGCAGTCTGCTCACATTGAAAACAAAACATATTACTCATTATTAGTACCCCCTAGTATTTTTTAATTTATATTAATTTTCAATGATATCTCCGTTTGTACCTATGGTTACCACACTCCATGGAACAAGCTTTCCGCTGTTTAAAAGAGCCTGTTTTACTGCATTTACAATTCCCCCGCAGCAAGGGACTTCCATTCTCAAAACTGTTATGCTTTTTATTTCGTGTGACATAATTATCTGGGTAAGTTTTTCTGAATAATCTATGGCATCAAGCTTGGGACAGCCTATTATTGTTATCTTGTTTCTCATAAAGTCATTATGGATGTTGGCATATGCAAAGGCTGTACAGTCTGCTGCCACCAGAAGGTGAGCATTCTCAAAATATGGTGCGCCGGGAGGAACAAGCTTTATCTGTACCGGCCACTGATTTAGCTGGGATTCCATTGAAACTTGAGTTTTTACTTCTTTAGCTACTCCCTTTTTCTCAATAGCTCTTGCCTGGCTCCCAGGGCATCCGCAGCCTAATGTTGCAGGTATTGAAGGCTTCTCTTCTTTATGCTTCATCGCTTCCATGTTCTTTTTTACTGCCTCTTCGTCAAAGTCATCTGCCTCCCGCTCAATGATTTTCATAGCTCCTGTAGGGCATTCGGGAAGGCAGGCGCCAAGTCCGTCACAGTAGGATTCTGATACAAGCTTTGCTTTTCCGTCTATTAATTTTAATGCTCCTTCATGACAGGCATTTATACATATCCCGCATCCGTTGCATCTATCTTCGTCAATGGTGATTATCTTTCTTATCATTTCAAAACCTCCTTTTATTTTTAAGGAAAATGTCCATATTTAATGTTAGGAAACATTTTCCCTTTTTTTAAAGAAATATATCTGGGTCAGTCGGAGAAGCCTCCGGCTAATTCTCTTGTCTTTGTGAATTTATTTTAATATAATAATGATAAATAATCGGTAACCATGGTTACCAAAAATACGGGTGATATAAATGTATGAAAAATGGCTGGATACTATAAATAAATGCAGTTTGTTTCAGGATATGAATCCTGTTGGCTTACAGGCTATGTTTGAGTGTATGGGACCCAGGCTGGGAAAATATAAGAAGGGTGAAAATCTGGCAATTGAAGGCGAAAAATTCGAAGGAATAGGCATTATGCTCTCGGGAGAGGCCGCAGTTACTAAAGAGAATGCTGCAGGCAACAGAGTAATTATAGACATAGTGGGACCATCGGATATGTTCGGTGAAATTGCTGCATTTTCCGCCGAAAGAGCCTGGCCGGCAACGGTTGTTGCCCAGGATAACTGCGAGGTCTTATTCCTCCCCCCTGATAAGATAATAAGCGAATGCCAAAACCTATGCCTATGCCATAAGAATCTTGTTAACAATATGCTTCGCATAATATCCGACAAGGCGTTGATGCTCAATAAAAAGGTGGAGTATTTAACAGTTAAAAGCCTTAGAGGCAAGATATCAAAATTTTTGCTGGAGCAGCAAAGAACAGTTAAGAGCACCACATTTCTTATGCCAATGAACCGTAATGAGCTGGCTGACTTTCTAAATGTATCAAGGCCATCTCTTTCAAGGGAGATGGCCAGAATGATGGAGGAAGGCATCATAGATTTTTACAGATCTTCAGTTAAAATAAAAGACATGGAAGGCCTGAAAAATATGATAGAGTAGCGTTATAATTAAAATGCGATAATAAACCTATTCAAACTTTAAGAGTTTAACTCCGGCTGCAAAGAACAGGGTGCCCATTGCTATAAGCACTATTGTCGGCAGCACTGCGGCCTCAAAGCCCATACCTTTGCTTGCAATGCTTTCCATACCCTGCATTGCCCATTTCTGAGGTGTAAGCTCTGCTAAAAAAAGAAGTATTTTATTGCTGACTATCTCCAAAGGCCACATACAGCCTCCTAACATTGAAGTGCTGGTTAAAACCACTGGGCTTATGGACGAAAGCTGCTCATGGGTTTTAACTATGCCGGAAAGCATAAGCCCCATGGACGTCACAGTGAATACAAAAGCTCCTGCAAGCATCAGTATTCCTGCCATACTGTTCCCCCAGTCTATGTTAAGCAGATACTTGCCTGCCAATATCAATACGCCCATCTGAATGGCACCGGTTAAGTATGCCACAACCATGGTCCCTCCTAATATGGAAAACTTGGATACCGGGGATATGAGCATCCTCTGCCAGGTCTTATACTGCCTGTCGCTTAATATTGTACCTATCCCAAAAACCATGGTATACATGGAAAAGAATAATGAAAAGCCTATCATGGAATGTTTAAGACTGTCATACCCCTCAGCTGAACTGTTATTTTGGGTTACTGCAGTCACCGATATCGGAACTTTATATTTCCATGCCTCCATTACACTTTGATATGCATCTTCCCACACCTTTAAGGTGTCCTCACCAGGCTTATTTGAGTGTATAAAATCATTGGTAATATCCGCCTATCCTTATGCTTCCCGCCATCTTTGATGCAATACCGGACACCAGCTCTTGAAGTGTCAATATAAATAAATCATCCTTTATTTTCATTATACCTATGGTAATTTTCTCAGCATTTTGTATATCAGTATCGAAGCTCTCATTTATCAGCAATGCGGCCAGAGCTTTTCCTTCTTCCACCTTTGCCACGGCATTTTTCATATCCGCTTCTGTGAAATCAAATCCAGTACTGTCTTTAAGCTCATCTATAAAGAGCTTTGAATAGCCGCTTTTATCTTCATCTACTATAATTACTTCAGGTTTGCCGCCGCTTAGCGAGGCGCCGAATATTGCTGTAAGGCCAAAAGCCATGACGGTCATCAATATGAATACCCCTATATCATCCCTCAGCCTTAGAAGTCTTAATTTTATTACACTAAGCACCGGCAATCCCTCCCTTATCTTTAAGAGCCACTACACCAAGCAGTATGAATACAGCCCCTGCTGTTAAAAGAATTGAAATATAGCTTATTATGTCCGTCATGCCATATCCAGCCATAATTTTTAAATAGGCTTTCAGTGCCGTACCGTTAAGAGAAAGAAAGCTTAGATTTTGCAAGGCGCGGGGCATTATATCAACGGGGAAGAAGCTGCCGCCTAATAGAGCCATTGCCTGTATTATGGCTGTTTCGAATATGTCGGCCATTTTGTAATTACCTGCCCTGTAAGTGGCAGCTGCAATTAAAGTTCCCAGTCCTGCCACAGCAAAAGCGGCACATATGCTTATTATAATTACTGCAAATGCATTTCCCCATTGAACCTTTAATGCAAAATTTGAAAAAGCAATCATGATAACCATCTGGAGCAGCGCAATAAAAAATATTGTAAAGAATTTTCCCGCCAGAATTGCAAATTTAGACGTACCGGCAACTATCATCCTCTGATAAGTCGTATCTTCCTTTTCTTTAAGAAGCATCCTTCCTCCATGGCCGGATGCAAAGAGTATAAACATGGTCAGCATGGCAGCAGCATAATAACCGTAACTTTCAATTGGTTTCCTGCCCTGCACTGCCACGTCATCCAAACTTATTTCTATTCCCTCCATTGCTTTACCCATACCTTCTGTGACAACTTTTATGCCTTTAAATCCATCATTCCCCAAGTTATAAGCCAGGGCTTTTTCTATGAGCACATTCTTTCCAATTATGGTAAAAGACATGATATTTGAATAAGCTTCAACAACAGCCTGGACTATCTGGCCGTCTATATTTCTGTCAGGATTTTTTATGATTTTTATATCAATCTTGTTCCTGAAGGGAGTGAGAAGGTTTATCTTCATATCATATAAAAAACCCTGTGGTAAAACCAACACTGCAGAAACTTCTCCCTTATTTAACATATCAAAAGCCTTAGCTTCTTCTTCCACAGTGTAGGTTATAATTTTTTTAACATCCTCGCTGTTTAAGAAATCCTCAAAGAATATTTTTTCTATGTCTGTTTCTCCCCCATACTTTTTCAATTCCTCTATAGTTTCATCGCCTATGTTTCTCGCGAAAAGTCCATTTAATAATGCATCATCAAATCTTATTAAATCGCTATTCTCATCATATTGCTTTACAACAGCGATGTTTGCCTTTCTGCCGTTACCGTAATCTGTACCTGTAAAAGCTCCCTTTAATGCAAAGCTCAATATGACCATGAGCAAGACAGGCATTAAAAGTATTATTGCAAGAGCTTTTTTGTCGCTCAATATGGTTTTTACATCTTTAATGATTATACTTATAATACTCATAACCATACACCTCAATCCCTTAAAGCTTTCCCTGTCAGTCGAAGGAAAACTGTTTCAAGATCAGGCTTTTTGACGTCAATGGATACCACATGCTTTCCATATTCTGATACTTTAGCAATAATATCTGCCAGTAATATATCAACGTTTTCACCGGTTATGATTATCATGTCCTGAATGAGTTCTACATAAGCCACACCATCAATTTTCTTAAGCACCTCAATGATATTTGGGGCATTTTTATCCAGCTTAAGGCTCAGCCTTGTTTCTCCTTTTATAAGTTCTACCAGTTCATCCCGGGTGCCGGAAGCAATTATTTTTCCCTGGTCCATAATGCAGATTCGGCTGCAAAGATACTCCGCCTCTTCC is part of the Oxobacter pfennigii genome and encodes:
- a CDS encoding VanZ family protein, which produces MLDNIKNLLRENRKEILKLSWVIFFCYSILMLWQVFIGPYRSSSGIRRYNLYPFKTIWNYFVNSEQYSFHILFINLAANIVTFIPLGFFMPLLFKGFNSTIIMAVFSAIITIVIESMQFVFNVGVFDIDDIILNTLGCIIGFALYKKVKLAMNKLEEF
- a CDS encoding DUF6608 family protein; translated protein: MKEKLYFITRRYAVIYCVFYTITTIISSLINLYQGVIYDTHMHLINRAIVVLIGILAIAIVTNMNFKLKILNHIIPYTITMLLVLAYVWFTGLFDELHKNAYRDIFLNYTAIYAVITVIWILKDKYANKKVNNISS
- a CDS encoding methyltransferase domain-containing protein, whose product is MHIGSYLKMEKFVAKYLSDYTDKEIKIIDIGSQDVNGSYKPLFDNPKWEYYGCDMEEGNNVDIVLKDVYNWKEVKSDSFDVVVSGQAFEHIEYFWATMLEISRVAKYGGLLCIIAPSAGVEHRYPVDCWRYYPDGFRALARYSGLEVLEVYTDWYPIDYPDRGEIWKDSVLICKKPDMPVVQKFKMYLKNRLSKLAVKMNI
- the acsB gene encoding acetyl-CoA decarbonylase/synthase complex subunit alpha/beta; this encodes MSTQLFKAAYDGAAAAIGVAESLLSKAIEENGGNATIEYPGTAYKLPVITALGSESVKTLNDIVPVINRVRSENLKEDLTLKGALSNGEVTLYAAEIIEALGYLNGKSPVTPPGAGFIPDTVLRALGVQLVDNTIPGVAVVLGKAKDSKSAAKLINELKSKGIVILLVDDIIDQLIEEGVNLGLESFTVPLGKFTQVIHAVNFALRGGLAFGGIAPGNKAAHLEYQQKRVMAFVIALGPLDEIRISAAFGAALLGFPTITDLPLEEGIPDWVISETDYEKIVPLALETRGIKLRITNIDVPIMVGPAFEGETIRKGDTYVEFGGGRTTAFELVKMVGPDEIEDGKITVHGPEIDEIEEGSKLPLGIKIKIYGRKMHQDFESVLERRVHYFINYGEGLWHVAQRDLCWLRISKDAKAKGFKIRHFGELLIAKFKSEYPALVDRVEVELYTDEKLVNEQIKEARGIYVKRDERLKGLTDESVEELYSCTLCQSFAPNHVCVVAPERVGLCGAVSWLDAKASYEITPTGPNRPIKKEGAIDEVKGIWKSVNDFVYNNSNHMLEEVSLYTLMENPMTSCGCFEAIIAMMPEVNGVMITSREHGGITPCGMSFSTLAGTVGGGTQSPGFMGIGRRYILSRKFLKADGGMARIVWMPKELKDYLREEFIKRSIEEGLGEDFINKIADESIGTSAEEIVPFLEEKGHPAMKMTPLF
- a CDS encoding Crp/Fnr family transcriptional regulator is translated as MHKRMKLTNLSLLEVLNSQEYSHWLKIFRSQNFKKKDIIYHPNHEENLVFVVKKGRVRVYLAYSEKEFTLSILEAGAVYSTHTRAYIQALEDCELMIADIQSFGRVMTEHPTFMLTVIQVLGDLLKNSISIINGLVFKEVNQRLIEFIIRAAEEKGMAREEGIIVELNLSSEEIAMMLGTTRQTISLLLNDFYKSGILSKLGRRTILIKDIGELKGMILSS
- the hcp gene encoding hydroxylamine reductase, with product MSNMFCFQCEQTAGGKACTVSGVCGKNPEVSNKQDELTCALVGLARSAYGKETIKETDRVMLDGLFATITNVNFDAAKLEELISLANSEKERYGKAEDLAFDNLWNGDTDIVSLRSTLLLGIRGMAAYAYHAVNLGKEDKEVTAWLYKGMKAIGEEYSINEWLDILMEFGHINLKCMALLDEANTSAYGHPVPTKVTTIIEKGPFIVVSGHDLYDLKQLLEQTEGKGINVYTHGEMLPAHAYPELKKYPQLKGNFGTAWQNQQKEFEEVPGAFLFTTNCLMPPKPSYIDRVFTTAVVAYPGLVHIEEKGGKKDFTKVIEKAIELGGYSEDKIMTGINGGTELMTGFARNTVLSVADKVIDAVKAGAIKHFFLVGGCDGARPGRNYYTEFVEKSPKDTVILTLACGKYRFNDLNIGEIGGLPRIMDMGQCNDAYSAIQVAVALANAFECGVNDLPLTLVLSWYEQKAVCILLTLLALGIKNIYIGPTLPAFISSNVLGVLVEKFGLKPISTPEEDLKTILS
- a CDS encoding 4Fe-4S binding protein translates to MIRKIITIDEDRCNGCGICINACHEGALKLIDGKAKLVSESYCDGLGACLPECPTGAMKIIEREADDFDEEAVKKNMEAMKHKEEKPSIPATLGCGCPGSQARAIEKKGVAKEVKTQVSMESQLNQWPVQIKLVPPGAPYFENAHLLVAADCTAFAYANIHNDFMRNKITIIGCPKLDAIDYSEKLTQIIMSHEIKSITVLRMEVPCCGGIVNAVKQALLNSGKLVPWSVVTIGTNGDIIEN
- a CDS encoding Crp/Fnr family transcriptional regulator, encoding MYEKWLDTINKCSLFQDMNPVGLQAMFECMGPRLGKYKKGENLAIEGEKFEGIGIMLSGEAAVTKENAAGNRVIIDIVGPSDMFGEIAAFSAERAWPATVVAQDNCEVLFLPPDKIISECQNLCLCHKNLVNNMLRIISDKALMLNKKVEYLTVKSLRGKISKFLLEQQRTVKSTTFLMPMNRNELADFLNVSRPSLSREMARMMEEGIIDFYRSSVKIKDMEGLKNMIE
- a CDS encoding ABC transporter permease encodes the protein MWEDAYQSVMEAWKYKVPISVTAVTQNNSSAEGYDSLKHSMIGFSLFFSMYTMVFGIGTILSDRQYKTWQRMLISPVSKFSILGGTMVVAYLTGAIQMGVLILAGKYLLNIDWGNSMAGILMLAGAFVFTVTSMGLMLSGIVKTHEQLSSISPVVLTSTSMLGGCMWPLEIVSNKILLFLAELTPQKWAMQGMESIASKGMGFEAAVLPTIVLIAMGTLFFAAGVKLLKFE
- a CDS encoding ABC transporter permease, encoding MLSVIKLRLLRLRDDIGVFILMTVMAFGLTAIFGASLSGGKPEVIIVDEDKSGYSKLFIDELKDSTGFDFTEADMKNAVAKVEEGKALAALLINESFDTDIQNAEKITIGIMKIKDDLFILTLQELVSGIASKMAGSIRIGGYYQ
- a CDS encoding ABC transporter permease produces the protein MSIISIIIKDVKTILSDKKALAIILLMPVLLMVILSFALKGAFTGTDYGNGRKANIAVVKQYDENSDLIRFDDALLNGLFARNIGDETIEELKKYGGETDIEKIFFEDFLNSEDVKKIITYTVEEEAKAFDMLNKGEVSAVLVLPQGFLYDMKINLLTPFRNKIDIKIIKNPDRNIDGQIVQAVVEAYSNIMSFTIIGKNVLIEKALAYNLGNDGFKGIKVVTEGMGKAMEGIEISLDDVAVQGRKPIESYGYYAAAMLTMFILFASGHGGRMLLKEKEDTTYQRMIVAGTSKFAILAGKFFTIFFIALLQMVIMIAFSNFALKVQWGNAFAVIIISICAAFAVAGLGTLIAAATYRAGNYKMADIFETAIIQAMALLGGSFFPVDIMPRALQNLSFLSLNGTALKAYLKIMAGYGMTDIISYISILLTAGAVFILLGVVALKDKGGIAGA